From Nymphaea colorata isolate Beijing-Zhang1983 chromosome 6, ASM883128v2, whole genome shotgun sequence, a single genomic window includes:
- the LOC116255383 gene encoding uncharacterized protein LOC116255383 isoform X2: protein MVFPISVAEKIRFLQPMCPQFFLLRGRFYRTPSLSCRLRQGLLECGLSFAANQRQGSRRTCWERFVGKMQNCVTNVDTTKMGMVLPANELHVEEAVHALKSGQVIAVPTDTLYGLACDACSVDAVNRIYEIKGRKLTSPLAICVGKVSDICRFAVTENLPNDLLESLLPGPVTVVLLRGDSSNLEESLNPGLDSIGIRVPDATFIQAVAQGFGSAIALTSANLSGQPSSVDIKDFEDLWPLCAHIYDGGQLPVGRSGSTVVDLTNPGKYKILRPGSALEETGNVLRRFNLEEVV from the exons ATGGTTTTTCCTATCAGTGTTGCAGAAAAGATACGTTTTCTTCAGCCTATGTGTCctcaatttttcttgttaagAG GGAGATTTTACAGGACTCCATCCCTGAGTTGCAGGCTTCGTCAAGGCTTGCTTGAGTGTGGTTTATCTTTCGCAGCAAATCAGAGACAAGGTTCTAGAAGGACCTGCTGGGAAAGATTTGTCGGCAAAATGCAGAATTGTGTCACAAATGTTGATACAACTAAAATGGGTATGGTACTTCCGGCAAATGAACTGCATGTAGAAGAAGCAGTTCATGCTCTCAAGTCTGGGCAAGTTATTGCCGTACCCACTGACACTCTTTATGGCCTTGCTTGTGATGCCTG CTCTGTGGATGCTGTTAATCGAATCTATGAGATTAAAGGGCGGAAACTGACTAGTCCTCTAGCTATCTGTGTTGGAAAAGTGTCAGATATCTGTAGGTTTGCAGTCACAGAGAACTTGCCAAATGATCTGCTTGAATCTCTTCTACCTGGCCCTGTCACTGTTGTGCTTTTGCGAG GAGATTCGAGTAACCTGGAGGAATCCCTCAACCCAGGGTTGGATAGTATAGGAATTCGTGTGCCTGATGCTACGTTTATTCAAGCAGTTGCACAAGGTTTTGGAAGTGCCATTGCCCTTACAAGCGCCAACTTGAGTGGGCAGCCTAGCAGTGTTGACATTAAAGACTTCGAGGATCTTTGGCCACTCTGTGCACACATTTATGATGGTGGCCAACTTCCAGTTGGGCGTTCTGGGTCCACAGTTGTGGACCTTACAAATCCGGGAAAGTACAAGATCCTTAGGCCTGGAAG TGCTCTGGAAGAAACTGGAAACGTACTTCGGAGGTTCAATTTAGAGGAAGTTGTTTGA
- the LOC116255383 gene encoding uncharacterized protein LOC116255383 isoform X3 produces the protein MCPQFFLLRGRFYRTPSLSCRLRQGLLECGLSFAANQRQGSRRTCWERFVGKMQNCVTNVDTTKMGMVLPANELHVEEAVHALKSGQVIAVPTDTLYGLACDACSVDAVNRIYEIKGRKLTSPLAICVGKVSDICRFAVTENLPNDLLESLLPGPVTVVLLRGDSSNLEESLNPGLDSIGIRVPDATFIQAVAQGFGSAIALTSANLSGQPSSVDIKDFEDLWPLCAHIYDGGQLPVGRSGSTVVDLTNPGKYKILRPGSALEETGNVLRRFNLEEVV, from the exons ATGTGTCctcaatttttcttgttaagAG GGAGATTTTACAGGACTCCATCCCTGAGTTGCAGGCTTCGTCAAGGCTTGCTTGAGTGTGGTTTATCTTTCGCAGCAAATCAGAGACAAGGTTCTAGAAGGACCTGCTGGGAAAGATTTGTCGGCAAAATGCAGAATTGTGTCACAAATGTTGATACAACTAAAATGGGTATGGTACTTCCGGCAAATGAACTGCATGTAGAAGAAGCAGTTCATGCTCTCAAGTCTGGGCAAGTTATTGCCGTACCCACTGACACTCTTTATGGCCTTGCTTGTGATGCCTG CTCTGTGGATGCTGTTAATCGAATCTATGAGATTAAAGGGCGGAAACTGACTAGTCCTCTAGCTATCTGTGTTGGAAAAGTGTCAGATATCTGTAGGTTTGCAGTCACAGAGAACTTGCCAAATGATCTGCTTGAATCTCTTCTACCTGGCCCTGTCACTGTTGTGCTTTTGCGAG GAGATTCGAGTAACCTGGAGGAATCCCTCAACCCAGGGTTGGATAGTATAGGAATTCGTGTGCCTGATGCTACGTTTATTCAAGCAGTTGCACAAGGTTTTGGAAGTGCCATTGCCCTTACAAGCGCCAACTTGAGTGGGCAGCCTAGCAGTGTTGACATTAAAGACTTCGAGGATCTTTGGCCACTCTGTGCACACATTTATGATGGTGGCCAACTTCCAGTTGGGCGTTCTGGGTCCACAGTTGTGGACCTTACAAATCCGGGAAAGTACAAGATCCTTAGGCCTGGAAG TGCTCTGGAAGAAACTGGAAACGTACTTCGGAGGTTCAATTTAGAGGAAGTTGTTTGA
- the LOC116255383 gene encoding uncharacterized protein LOC116255383 isoform X1 produces the protein MARSLDICHQSVAEKIRFLQPMCPQFFLLRGRFYRTPSLSCRLRQGLLECGLSFAANQRQGSRRTCWERFVGKMQNCVTNVDTTKMGMVLPANELHVEEAVHALKSGQVIAVPTDTLYGLACDACSVDAVNRIYEIKGRKLTSPLAICVGKVSDICRFAVTENLPNDLLESLLPGPVTVVLLRGDSSNLEESLNPGLDSIGIRVPDATFIQAVAQGFGSAIALTSANLSGQPSSVDIKDFEDLWPLCAHIYDGGQLPVGRSGSTVVDLTNPGKYKILRPGSALEETGNVLRRFNLEEVV, from the exons ATGGCACGAAGCTTGGATATATGTCACCAAAG TGTTGCAGAAAAGATACGTTTTCTTCAGCCTATGTGTCctcaatttttcttgttaagAG GGAGATTTTACAGGACTCCATCCCTGAGTTGCAGGCTTCGTCAAGGCTTGCTTGAGTGTGGTTTATCTTTCGCAGCAAATCAGAGACAAGGTTCTAGAAGGACCTGCTGGGAAAGATTTGTCGGCAAAATGCAGAATTGTGTCACAAATGTTGATACAACTAAAATGGGTATGGTACTTCCGGCAAATGAACTGCATGTAGAAGAAGCAGTTCATGCTCTCAAGTCTGGGCAAGTTATTGCCGTACCCACTGACACTCTTTATGGCCTTGCTTGTGATGCCTG CTCTGTGGATGCTGTTAATCGAATCTATGAGATTAAAGGGCGGAAACTGACTAGTCCTCTAGCTATCTGTGTTGGAAAAGTGTCAGATATCTGTAGGTTTGCAGTCACAGAGAACTTGCCAAATGATCTGCTTGAATCTCTTCTACCTGGCCCTGTCACTGTTGTGCTTTTGCGAG GAGATTCGAGTAACCTGGAGGAATCCCTCAACCCAGGGTTGGATAGTATAGGAATTCGTGTGCCTGATGCTACGTTTATTCAAGCAGTTGCACAAGGTTTTGGAAGTGCCATTGCCCTTACAAGCGCCAACTTGAGTGGGCAGCCTAGCAGTGTTGACATTAAAGACTTCGAGGATCTTTGGCCACTCTGTGCACACATTTATGATGGTGGCCAACTTCCAGTTGGGCGTTCTGGGTCCACAGTTGTGGACCTTACAAATCCGGGAAAGTACAAGATCCTTAGGCCTGGAAG TGCTCTGGAAGAAACTGGAAACGTACTTCGGAGGTTCAATTTAGAGGAAGTTGTTTGA